The following proteins come from a genomic window of Streptomyces liliiviolaceus:
- the typA gene encoding translational GTPase TypA has protein sequence MATRHDIRNVAIVAHVDHGKTTLVDAMLKQAGAFAAHAAESLDDRMMDSNDLEREKGITILAKNTAVKYHPKDGGDVITINIIDTPGHADFGGEVERGLSMVDAVVLLVDASEGPLPQTRFVLRKALQARLPVILCINKTDRPDSRIDEVVNEAYDLFLDLDADEDQIEFPIVYACARDGVASLTKPEDGTVPADSDSLEPFFSTILSHVPAPSFDEEAPLQAHVTNLDADNFLGRIALLRVEQGELRKGQTVTWIKRDGTMSNVRITELLMTEALTRKPAEKAGPGDICAVAGIPDIMIGETLADPENPIALPLITVDEPAISMTIGTNTSPMVGRGATGKGADKAVVKDRKVTARQVKDRLDRELIGNVSLRVLDTERPDAWEVQGRGELALAILVEQMRREGFELTIGKPQVVTQVIDGKVHEPVERMTIDVPEEHMGAVTQLMGVRKGRMDNMSNHGSGWVRLEFVVPSRGLIGFRTEFLTGTRGTGIAHSIHEGHEPWFGTLTTRNNGSLVADRSGAVTAFAMTNLQERGVLFTEPGTEVYEGMIVGENSRADDMDVNITKEKKLTNMRSAAADSFEAIVPPRKLSLEQSLEFCRDDECVEVTPEAVRIRKVNLDARERGRAASRAKHG, from the coding sequence ATGGCCACGCGCCACGACATCCGCAACGTCGCCATCGTCGCCCACGTCGACCACGGCAAGACCACCCTGGTCGACGCCATGCTCAAGCAGGCCGGTGCCTTCGCCGCGCACGCCGCCGAGTCGCTCGACGACCGCATGATGGACTCGAACGACCTGGAACGTGAGAAGGGCATCACGATCCTGGCCAAGAACACGGCGGTGAAGTACCACCCGAAGGATGGCGGCGACGTCATCACCATCAACATCATCGACACCCCCGGCCACGCCGACTTCGGTGGTGAGGTCGAGCGCGGTCTGTCGATGGTGGACGCGGTCGTCCTCCTGGTCGACGCCTCCGAGGGCCCCCTGCCCCAGACCCGCTTCGTGCTGCGCAAGGCGCTGCAGGCCCGCCTGCCCGTCATCCTGTGCATCAACAAGACGGACCGCCCCGACTCGCGCATCGACGAGGTCGTGAACGAGGCGTACGACCTCTTCCTCGACCTGGACGCGGACGAGGACCAGATCGAGTTCCCCATCGTCTACGCGTGTGCGCGTGACGGTGTGGCGTCGCTCACCAAGCCGGAGGACGGCACCGTCCCGGCGGACAGCGACAGCCTGGAGCCGTTCTTCTCCACGATCCTTTCGCACGTCCCGGCCCCGTCCTTCGACGAGGAGGCCCCGCTCCAGGCGCACGTCACCAACCTGGACGCGGACAACTTCCTCGGCCGTATCGCGCTGCTCCGCGTCGAGCAGGGCGAGCTGCGCAAGGGCCAGACGGTCACGTGGATCAAGCGTGACGGCACCATGTCGAACGTCCGCATCACCGAGCTGCTGATGACCGAGGCGCTCACCCGCAAGCCCGCCGAGAAGGCGGGCCCCGGTGACATCTGTGCCGTCGCCGGTATCCCGGACATCATGATCGGCGAGACCCTCGCCGACCCCGAGAACCCGATCGCGCTGCCGCTCATCACGGTGGACGAGCCGGCCATCTCGATGACCATCGGTACGAACACCTCCCCGATGGTCGGCCGCGGCGCGACCGGCAAGGGCGCGGACAAGGCCGTGGTCAAGGACCGCAAGGTCACCGCCCGGCAGGTCAAGGACCGCCTGGACCGCGAGCTGATCGGTAACGTCTCGCTGCGGGTCCTGGACACCGAGCGCCCCGACGCCTGGGAGGTGCAGGGCCGCGGTGAGCTGGCGCTGGCCATCCTGGTCGAGCAGATGCGCCGTGAGGGCTTCGAGCTGACCATCGGCAAGCCGCAGGTGGTCACGCAGGTCATCGACGGCAAGGTGCACGAGCCGGTCGAGCGCATGACGATCGACGTGCCCGAGGAGCACATGGGCGCGGTCACGCAGCTCATGGGCGTCCGCAAGGGCCGGATGGACAACATGTCGAACCACGGCTCGGGCTGGGTCCGGCTGGAGTTCGTCGTGCCGTCCCGCGGTCTCATCGGCTTCCGTACGGAGTTCCTGACCGGGACGCGCGGCACGGGTATCGCCCACTCGATCCACGAGGGCCACGAGCCGTGGTTCGGTACGCTGACGACCCGTAACAACGGCTCGCTGGTCGCCGACCGCTCCGGCGCCGTCACCGCGTTCGCGATGACGAACCTCCAGGAGCGCGGTGTGCTGTTCACCGAGCCCGGCACCGAGGTGTACGAGGGCATGATCGTCGGTGAGAACTCGCGCGCCGACGACATGGACGTGAACATCACCAAGGAGAAGAAGCTCACCAACATGCGCTCGGCCGCGGCCGACTCCTTCGAGGCGATCGTCCCGCCGCGCAAGCTCTCGCTCGAACAGTCGCTGGAGTTCTGCCGCGACGACGAGTGCGTCGAGGTGACCCCGGAGGCCGTGCGCATCCGCAAGGTCAACCTGGACGCCCGTGAGCGCGGTCGCGCCGCGAGCCGCGCCAAGCACGGCTGA
- a CDS encoding ABC transporter family substrate-binding protein gives MSHDGVGLRAVTRSVAFLTAGVLAVPALAGCSEQDEAGKPAAGQDIASAKRDRIADGGTLHWAVDAVPETLNAFQADADAATSRVAGAVLPSLYRLDANGRPLRNPDYLEGAKVVEREPRQVVLYKLNQQAVWSDGREIGAADFLAQWRALSGKDTAYWTARNAGYDRIEKIERGKNDLEVRVTFKKPYADWQSLFSPLYPKDVTGTPDTFNDSARRRLKVTAGPFSVDTVDRKSGDVTLKRNPRWWGRPAKLSELVLRAVPREKRAAALAGGRLDLAEIDATEAHRITSAAREAKGGAGVPLTHGPGAALTPGRALRSWAIAHGSDEEAADKETTARKKRAKAVKKYTGQQSALRGFVVRKSLEPAFTQLALNGSEGPLADERVRRAVARALDRRELAKAVLEPLGLPAEPVGSHLALAGQQAYADNSGALGGQDTREAQALLSDAGWVAGGPVKEKKSKKAAGAEASKTAKDKKDSKDSKDSKDSKDTDDADGSGDDGTYIVGGTDDKPADDESPTVLAPGKRDGASGAEKHLAQDGKQQLRPGGAPGAYAPRGTRAPGPEAAGPLAKNGKPLSLRFVLPSGPGSQSLRAVGDRIARMLGRVGIRTEISKVADDSYFKDHIASGQYDLALYSWPASAFPATDARPIYAKPVPAADGSLNVEQNFTRVGTDQVDQLFDQAVAELDADESRALVRKADARIWAAAASIPLYQRPQLTASRTTLANAGAFGFQTPLYEDMGFLKKP, from the coding sequence ATGTCCCACGACGGCGTCGGACTGCGCGCGGTGACGCGCTCGGTAGCGTTCCTCACGGCGGGCGTCCTCGCGGTGCCCGCTCTCGCCGGGTGCAGTGAGCAGGACGAGGCGGGCAAGCCCGCCGCCGGCCAGGACATCGCGTCCGCGAAGCGTGATCGGATCGCCGACGGCGGCACCCTGCACTGGGCCGTGGACGCCGTCCCCGAGACCCTGAACGCCTTCCAGGCGGACGCGGACGCCGCCACCTCCCGGGTCGCCGGCGCCGTACTGCCCTCCCTGTACCGGCTCGACGCGAACGGCCGCCCCCTGCGCAACCCCGACTACCTGGAGGGCGCGAAGGTCGTCGAGCGCGAGCCCCGGCAGGTCGTGCTCTACAAGCTCAACCAGCAGGCCGTCTGGAGCGACGGCCGCGAGATCGGCGCCGCGGACTTCCTGGCCCAGTGGCGCGCCCTGTCCGGCAAGGACACCGCGTACTGGACGGCCCGCAACGCCGGCTACGACCGCATCGAGAAGATCGAACGCGGCAAGAACGACCTGGAGGTGCGGGTCACCTTCAAGAAGCCGTACGCGGACTGGCAGTCGCTGTTCTCACCGCTGTACCCGAAGGACGTCACGGGCACCCCGGACACCTTCAACGACAGCGCCCGCCGCAGGCTGAAGGTCACCGCGGGCCCCTTCTCCGTCGACACGGTCGACCGCAAGTCGGGCGACGTCACCCTCAAGCGCAACCCCCGCTGGTGGGGGCGGCCCGCCAAACTCTCCGAGCTGGTCCTGCGGGCCGTGCCCCGGGAGAAACGTGCCGCCGCCCTCGCCGGCGGCCGGCTCGACCTGGCCGAGATCGACGCGACCGAGGCCCACCGCATCACGTCCGCCGCCCGGGAGGCCAAGGGCGGCGCGGGCGTGCCGCTCACCCACGGCCCCGGCGCCGCCCTCACCCCGGGCCGGGCGCTGCGTTCCTGGGCGATCGCGCACGGCTCCGACGAGGAGGCGGCCGACAAGGAGACCACGGCCCGCAAGAAGCGCGCCAAGGCCGTGAAGAAGTACACCGGTCAGCAGTCCGCCCTGCGCGGTTTCGTGGTCCGCAAGTCCCTCGAACCGGCTTTCACCCAACTCGCGTTGAACGGCTCCGAGGGCCCGCTCGCCGACGAACGCGTCCGCCGGGCCGTGGCCCGCGCCCTCGACCGCAGGGAGCTGGCCAAGGCCGTCCTCGAACCGCTCGGCCTGCCCGCCGAGCCGGTCGGCAGCCACCTCGCGCTGGCCGGCCAGCAGGCGTACGCCGACAACAGCGGCGCGCTCGGCGGCCAGGACACCCGGGAGGCGCAGGCCCTGCTCTCCGACGCGGGCTGGGTGGCGGGCGGCCCGGTCAAGGAGAAGAAGTCCAAGAAGGCGGCGGGCGCCGAGGCCTCGAAGACGGCCAAGGACAAGAAGGACTCCAAGGACTCCAAGGACTCCAAGGACTCCAAGGACACGGACGACGCGGACGGCTCCGGGGACGACGGCACGTACATCGTCGGCGGGACGGACGACAAGCCCGCGGACGACGAGAGCCCCACCGTGCTCGCGCCCGGGAAGCGGGACGGGGCGAGCGGGGCGGAGAAGCACCTCGCCCAGGACGGGAAGCAGCAGCTCAGGCCCGGCGGCGCCCCGGGGGCGTACGCGCCGAGGGGCACCCGCGCCCCGGGACCCGAGGCCGCCGGGCCGCTCGCCAAGAACGGCAAGCCGCTGTCGCTGCGCTTCGTGCTCCCCTCGGGCCCCGGATCCCAGTCGCTGCGGGCGGTCGGGGACCGGATCGCCCGGATGCTGGGCCGCGTCGGCATCCGGACGGAGATCTCCAAGGTCGCCGACGACAGCTATTTCAAGGATCACATCGCCTCGGGCCAGTACGACCTGGCGCTGTACTCCTGGCCCGCGTCCGCGTTCCCCGCGACCGACGCCCGCCCCATCTACGCCAAGCCGGTCCCGGCGGCGGACGGCTCCCTGAACGTCGAGCAGAACTTCACCCGGGTCGGCACCGACCAGGTGGACCAGCTCTTCGACCAGGCCGTCGCCGAACTGGACGCGGACGAGTCCCGCGCCCTGGTCCGCAAGGCGGACGCCCGCATCTGGGCGGCGGCGGCCTCGATCCCCCTCTATCAGCGCCCCCAGCTGACGGCCTCCCGCACGACCCTCGCGAACGCGGGAGCATTCGGTTTCCAAACCCCCCTCTACGAGGACATGGGCTTCCTGAAAAAGCCCTGA
- a CDS encoding fumarate reductase/succinate dehydrogenase flavoprotein subunit, whose amino-acid sequence MSVVDRQEWDVVVVGAGGAGLRAAIAARERGARTAVICKSLFGKAHTVMAEGGIAAAMGNVNSGDNWQVHFRDTLRGGKFLNQWRMAELHAQEAPDRVWELETWGALFDRTADGRISQRNFGGHEYPRLAHVGDRTGLELIRTLQQKIVSLQQEDFKETGDYESRLKVYQECTVTRILKDGSRVAGAFCYERESGRFFVLDAPSVVVATGGIGKSFKVTSNSWEYTGDGHALALLAGAPLLNMEFVQFHPTGMVWPPSVKGILVTESVRGDGGVLRNSEGKRFMFEYIPDVFKEKYAQSEEEGDRWYEDPDHNRRPPELLPRDEVARAINSEVKAGRGSPHGGVFLDVSTRMPAEVIRRRLPSMYHQFKELADVDITAEAMEVGPTCHYVMGGIAVESDTAAARGVPGLFAAGEVAGGMHGSNRLGGNSLSDLLVFGRRAGLHAAEYATGLTGPTGGRPLVDDVQVDAAAAEALRPFSAEGPAPGEVEDGRPPENPYTLHQELQQTMNDLVGIIRREAEMEAALEKLADLRVRARRAGVEGHRQFNPGWHLALDLRNMLLVSECVARAALERTESRGGHTREDHPAMDRAWRRVNLLCRLTNPTGGLAATDPVHGQIDLARENTEPIRPDLLALFEKEELVKYLAEEELYE is encoded by the coding sequence ATGTCCGTGGTCGACCGGCAGGAGTGGGACGTCGTCGTGGTCGGTGCCGGAGGAGCCGGCCTGCGCGCGGCGATCGCGGCGCGGGAACGCGGCGCGCGCACGGCCGTCATCTGCAAGTCGCTGTTCGGCAAGGCCCACACCGTGATGGCCGAGGGCGGCATCGCGGCGGCCATGGGCAACGTCAACTCCGGCGACAACTGGCAGGTCCACTTCCGCGACACCCTGCGCGGCGGCAAGTTCCTCAACCAGTGGCGGATGGCCGAGCTGCACGCCCAGGAGGCCCCCGACCGGGTGTGGGAGCTGGAGACCTGGGGCGCCCTCTTCGACCGTACGGCGGACGGGCGCATCTCCCAGCGCAACTTCGGCGGGCACGAGTACCCGCGGCTCGCGCACGTCGGCGACCGTACGGGCCTGGAGCTGATCCGCACGCTCCAGCAGAAGATCGTGTCGCTCCAGCAGGAGGACTTCAAGGAGACCGGCGACTACGAGTCACGGCTGAAGGTCTACCAGGAGTGCACGGTCACCCGGATCCTCAAGGACGGCAGCAGGGTCGCCGGGGCCTTCTGCTACGAGCGGGAGTCGGGCCGGTTCTTCGTGCTCGACGCGCCCTCGGTCGTGGTCGCCACCGGCGGCATCGGCAAGTCCTTCAAGGTGACGTCGAACTCCTGGGAGTACACGGGCGACGGGCACGCGCTGGCACTGCTCGCCGGGGCGCCCCTGCTGAACATGGAGTTCGTGCAGTTCCACCCCACGGGCATGGTCTGGCCGCCGTCCGTGAAGGGCATCCTCGTCACGGAGTCGGTGCGCGGCGACGGCGGGGTGCTCAGGAACTCCGAGGGCAAGCGGTTCATGTTCGAGTACATCCCGGACGTGTTCAAGGAGAAGTACGCCCAGTCCGAGGAGGAGGGCGACCGCTGGTACGAGGACCCGGACCACAACCGGCGCCCGCCCGAACTGCTCCCCCGGGACGAGGTGGCCCGGGCCATCAACTCCGAGGTCAAGGCGGGCCGCGGCTCCCCGCACGGCGGAGTCTTCCTCGACGTCTCCACCCGGATGCCCGCCGAGGTGATCCGGCGCCGGCTGCCGTCCATGTACCACCAGTTCAAGGAACTCGCCGACGTCGACATCACCGCCGAGGCGATGGAGGTCGGACCGACCTGCCACTACGTGATGGGCGGTATCGCGGTCGAGTCGGACACCGCGGCGGCCCGCGGGGTGCCGGGACTGTTCGCGGCCGGTGAGGTCGCGGGCGGGATGCACGGCTCCAACCGGCTCGGCGGGAACTCGCTCTCCGACCTGCTGGTCTTCGGGCGGCGGGCCGGACTGCACGCCGCGGAGTACGCCACCGGCCTCACCGGACCCACCGGGGGCCGCCCGCTCGTGGACGACGTCCAGGTCGACGCGGCCGCCGCGGAGGCGCTGCGGCCCTTCTCCGCCGAGGGGCCCGCGCCCGGCGAGGTCGAGGACGGCCGGCCGCCGGAGAACCCGTACACCCTCCACCAGGAGCTCCAGCAGACGATGAACGACCTCGTCGGCATCATCCGCCGGGAGGCGGAGATGGAGGCGGCCCTGGAGAAACTCGCGGACCTGCGGGTACGGGCCCGGCGCGCCGGGGTCGAGGGGCACCGGCAGTTCAACCCGGGCTGGCACCTCGCGCTGGACCTGCGCAACATGCTGCTCGTCAGCGAGTGCGTGGCACGGGCCGCGCTGGAGCGCACCGAGTCGCGCGGCGGCCACACCCGTGAGGACCATCCGGCGATGGACCGGGCCTGGCGGCGCGTGAACCTGCTCTGCCGGCTGACCAATCCCACCGGCGGTCTGGCGGCGACGGACCCGGTGCACGGCCAGATCGACCTCGCGCGGGAGAACACCGAACCCATCCGACCCGACCTGCTCGCTCTCTTCGAGAAGGAAGAGCTGGTCAAGTACCTCGCCGAAGAGGAGCTCTACGAGTGA
- a CDS encoding succinate dehydrogenase/fumarate reductase iron-sulfur subunit: MSSYEARFKVWRGDVEGGGLEDFGVEVNDGEVVLDIIHRIQATQAPDLAVRWNCKAGKCGSCSAEVNGRPRLLCMTRMSVFTREETITVTPLRAFPVVRDLVTDVGFNYTKAREVPAFVPPEGLAAGEYRMMQEDVDRSQEFRKCIECFLCQDTCHVVRDHEENKTAFAGPRFLMRVAELDMHPLDAADDSGLDRKRTAQDEHGLGYCNITKCCTEVCPEGIKITDNALIPLKERAVDRKYDPLVWLGSKIGRRSSKG, encoded by the coding sequence GTGAGCAGCTACGAGGCCCGCTTCAAGGTGTGGCGCGGGGACGTCGAAGGCGGCGGCCTGGAGGACTTCGGGGTCGAGGTGAACGACGGCGAGGTGGTCCTCGACATCATCCACCGGATCCAGGCGACCCAGGCCCCGGATCTCGCCGTGCGCTGGAACTGCAAGGCGGGCAAGTGCGGTTCGTGTTCGGCGGAGGTCAACGGCCGGCCGCGGCTGCTGTGCATGACCCGGATGTCGGTGTTCACCCGGGAGGAGACGATCACCGTCACTCCCCTGCGGGCGTTCCCCGTGGTCCGCGACCTGGTCACCGACGTCGGCTTCAACTACACCAAGGCGCGGGAGGTGCCCGCGTTCGTGCCGCCGGAGGGGCTGGCGGCCGGTGAGTACCGGATGATGCAGGAGGACGTGGACCGGTCGCAGGAGTTCCGCAAGTGCATCGAGTGCTTCCTGTGCCAGGACACCTGCCATGTGGTGCGCGACCACGAGGAGAACAAGACCGCCTTCGCCGGGCCGCGTTTCCTGATGCGGGTGGCCGAGCTGGACATGCACCCGCTGGACGCGGCGGACGACAGCGGCCTGGACCGCAAGAGGACCGCTCAGGACGAGCACGGGCTCGGCTACTGCAACATCACCAAGTGCTGCACCGAGGTCTGCCCCGAGGGCATCAAGATCACGGACAACGCCCTGATCCCCCTCAAGGAACGCGCGGTCGACCGCAAGTACGACCCGCTGGTCTGGCTGGGGTCGAAGATCGGCAGGCGTTCCTCGAAGGGGTGA
- a CDS encoding SpoIIE family protein phosphatase, producing the protein MSEIPAKATESEDPSGGAMADATTGDDATPAAGRTAAGASGGVSGGALGAPSGGVSGDSSGEVVWQSSPPGSIYDYIKVASFSIGPDGLVDQWSLRAEQLFGISTDRAVGMDPIEAFVAEDRRDFGQRKMAEVLDGREWTGVVPFRLPDPGGSGRITEGLAEVYVMPTRTEEGERAAVCIVVDVRTLRSIETDLAASQAIFGQSPFGFLLIDPDLRIRRANQRFASTFGGTVDDHRGRTVKDYLSPGETDRVSAILRRVLETGDSVTEMLVTGTVPGSTERRHWSINLYRVQGGSGRPIGIAWLGTDITARRAAAREAAQARRNLALLNEAGARIGNSLDLETTARELLDVAVPGFCDLASVDLYQGLLAGDETPPGLADGSAELRRVAYASAVSDAPFVGGRKLVSVGAVHRFSFNSACADALRTAKPQFVAAEEGELIQSTLAVPMVAHDTVVGIVQFSRTKGSEPFGERDRALAVELAARAAVCMDNARLYRREHERALILQRSLLPPGDPEASGLDIACRYLPGNAATEVGGDWFDVIELPGHRTALVVGDVMGRGLRAAVAMGELRTAVRTLALLDLEPAEVLSALDEIARGLGTPGGTQQSTRGARQSRDADLSEVYLATCVYAVYDSVTRRCTFANAGHLPPVLVEPGESALMLDVPPGMPLGVGGEPFEEVEVELPEGALLALYTDGLVESRDHPLDEGLQAFVGALTDPSAPLEDVCDHVLSTLDTHHGEDDIALLMARVQGLPAESVGDWTLPREPRSVGRAREFARNQLVGWDLEPLVDTAELLVSELVTNALRYGEGEIRLRLLLDRTLVCEVWDAGLVQPRRRRARDTDEGGRGLQLVGLLSAAWGSRRTPRGKTVWFELPLPNGGTSLADPAEALLSLF; encoded by the coding sequence GTGAGCGAGATACCAGCGAAGGCCACGGAGTCCGAGGATCCGTCGGGCGGCGCGATGGCTGATGCGACGACAGGCGATGACGCCACGCCCGCGGCGGGCAGGACGGCGGCCGGAGCGTCGGGCGGCGTGTCGGGCGGAGCGCTCGGCGCACCGTCGGGCGGGGTGTCGGGCGACTCGTCCGGTGAGGTCGTGTGGCAGAGCAGTCCGCCCGGATCGATCTACGACTACATCAAGGTCGCCTCCTTCTCGATCGGCCCCGACGGTCTCGTCGACCAGTGGAGCCTGCGCGCCGAGCAGCTCTTCGGTATCTCCACCGACCGCGCCGTGGGCATGGACCCCATCGAGGCCTTCGTGGCGGAGGACAGGCGCGACTTCGGCCAGCGGAAGATGGCCGAAGTCCTCGACGGCAGGGAGTGGACCGGCGTGGTCCCCTTCCGGCTGCCCGACCCGGGGGGCAGTGGCCGGATCACCGAGGGACTCGCCGAGGTGTACGTCATGCCGACGCGCACCGAGGAGGGCGAACGGGCCGCCGTGTGCATCGTCGTGGACGTGCGCACGCTCCGCAGCATCGAAACCGACCTCGCCGCCTCGCAGGCAATATTCGGCCAATCTCCGTTCGGTTTCCTCCTGATCGACCCGGACCTGCGGATTCGCCGCGCCAACCAGCGGTTCGCCTCGACCTTCGGCGGCACCGTCGACGACCACCGCGGCCGTACGGTCAAGGACTATCTGTCGCCGGGCGAGACCGACCGCGTCTCGGCGATACTGCGCCGGGTCCTGGAGACGGGCGACTCCGTCACCGAGATGCTGGTCACGGGCACCGTGCCCGGTTCCACCGAGCGCCGCCACTGGTCCATCAACCTCTATCGCGTACAGGGCGGTTCGGGCCGTCCGATCGGGATCGCGTGGCTGGGTACCGACATCACCGCACGCCGCGCCGCTGCCCGTGAGGCCGCTCAGGCCCGGCGCAATCTCGCCCTCCTGAACGAGGCGGGAGCGCGTATAGGGAATTCGCTCGATCTGGAGACCACGGCCCGCGAACTGCTCGACGTCGCCGTCCCCGGCTTCTGCGACCTGGCCTCCGTCGACCTCTACCAAGGTCTGCTCGCCGGTGACGAGACCCCGCCGGGCCTCGCCGACGGCAGCGCCGAACTGCGCCGGGTGGCCTACGCCAGCGCCGTGTCCGACGCGCCCTTCGTCGGCGGCCGCAAGCTCGTGAGCGTCGGCGCGGTCCACCGCTTCTCCTTCAACTCCGCCTGCGCGGACGCCCTGCGCACCGCCAAACCGCAGTTCGTCGCCGCCGAGGAGGGCGAGCTGATCCAGTCCACGCTCGCGGTGCCGATGGTCGCCCACGACACGGTCGTCGGCATCGTCCAGTTCTCCCGTACGAAGGGCAGCGAGCCGTTCGGGGAGCGCGACCGGGCGCTGGCGGTGGAACTGGCCGCACGGGCCGCCGTCTGCATGGACAACGCGCGCCTGTACCGACGCGAGCACGAACGCGCCCTGATCCTCCAGCGCTCCCTGCTGCCCCCGGGCGACCCGGAGGCCTCCGGCCTGGACATCGCCTGCCGCTACCTCCCGGGGAACGCGGCGACGGAGGTCGGCGGCGACTGGTTCGACGTCATCGAACTGCCCGGTCACCGCACGGCGCTGGTCGTCGGCGACGTCATGGGCCGCGGTCTGCGGGCGGCCGTCGCGATGGGCGAACTCCGCACGGCCGTACGCACGCTGGCCCTGCTCGACCTCGAACCGGCCGAAGTGCTCTCCGCGTTGGACGAGATCGCCCGGGGACTCGGCACACCCGGCGGTACCCAGCAATCTACGCGCGGTGCCCGTCAGTCCCGGGACGCCGACCTCTCCGAGGTGTACCTCGCCACCTGTGTGTACGCGGTCTACGACTCCGTCACCCGCCGCTGTACGTTCGCCAACGCCGGCCATCTCCCGCCCGTCCTGGTCGAACCGGGCGAGAGCGCGCTCATGCTCGACGTACCGCCGGGCATGCCGCTGGGAGTCGGCGGCGAGCCGTTCGAGGAGGTGGAGGTCGAACTGCCCGAGGGAGCCCTCCTGGCGCTCTACACGGACGGTCTCGTCGAATCCCGCGACCATCCCCTCGACGAGGGCCTGCAGGCCTTCGTGGGCGCCCTCACGGACCCCTCGGCCCCGCTGGAGGACGTCTGCGACCACGTCCTCAGCACCCTCGACACCCATCACGGCGAGGACGACATCGCGCTGCTGATGGCACGTGTCCAGGGGCTGCCCGCCGAGTCGGTGGGCGACTGGACGCTGCCGCGCGAACCCCGGAGCGTGGGCCGCGCCCGCGAGTTCGCCCGCAACCAGCTGGTCGGCTGGGACCTTGAACCGCTCGTCGACACGGCCGAACTGCTCGTCAGCGAGCTGGTCACCAACGCGCTGCGCTACGGCGAGGGCGAGATCCGGCTGCGGCTCCTCCTCGACCGCACGCTGGTCTGCGAGGTCTGGGACGCCGGTCTCGTCCAGCCACGCCGGCGCCGGGCCCGCGACACCGACGAGGGCGGCCGGGGGCTCCAGCTGGTGGGGCTCCTCAGCGCCGCCTGGGGCTCGCGCCGCACCCCCCGGGGCAAGACGGTGTGGTTCGAACTGCCCCTGCCCAACGGCGGAACGAGCCTCGCGGACCCGGCGGAGGCCCTGCTGAGCCTGTTCTGA
- a CDS encoding ATP-binding protein has product MIHTEGDVAEWTFPAEPGAVRTARATVRAQLRVWGLDALSDVTTLLVSELVTNSLRHATGPIGVRLVYPSGLLDALLVEVSDPLPDPPRERSAQPDDETGRGLRLVAESARRWGTRPGETGKTVWFELALPG; this is encoded by the coding sequence GTGATTCACACCGAGGGCGATGTCGCCGAGTGGACCTTCCCCGCGGAGCCCGGCGCCGTCAGGACCGCCCGTGCCACGGTCCGCGCCCAACTGCGCGTCTGGGGCCTCGATGCCCTGAGCGATGTGACGACGCTGCTGGTCAGCGAGTTGGTGACCAATTCCCTGCGGCATGCGACCGGCCCCATCGGTGTCCGACTCGTCTACCCCTCGGGCCTGCTGGACGCCCTGCTCGTGGAGGTCTCCGACCCGCTGCCCGACCCGCCCCGGGAGCGTTCCGCCCAGCCCGACGACGAGACCGGCCGGGGGCTGCGGCTGGTGGCGGAGTCCGCGCGCCGCTGGGGCACCAGACCAGGCGAAACGGGCAAGACGGTGTGGTTCGAACTGGCCCTCCCCGGCTGA
- a CDS encoding (deoxy)nucleoside triphosphate pyrophosphohydrolase — MTELIVVVGAAVLSGGRLLAARRSAPVELAGRWELPGGKVEPGESPERALVRELREELGVSAEVVRRVPGEYALRAPYVLRVWTVRLLAGSSEPLALQDHDALRWLTADEVWDVDWLDQDVPAVAEVARVVWGEFSPPPPLPVPVTESGAPPPNPRSSNAGGAIG, encoded by the coding sequence ATGACCGAACTGATCGTGGTGGTGGGGGCCGCCGTGCTGAGCGGCGGGCGCCTGCTCGCCGCGCGTCGCAGTGCGCCCGTGGAGTTGGCCGGGCGCTGGGAGCTTCCCGGGGGGAAGGTCGAGCCGGGGGAGAGCCCCGAGCGGGCCCTCGTGCGGGAACTCCGGGAGGAGCTGGGGGTTTCGGCGGAGGTCGTGCGGCGGGTGCCGGGGGAGTACGCCCTGCGGGCGCCGTACGTGTTGCGGGTGTGGACGGTTCGGTTGCTTGCCGGGTCGTCTGAGCCGCTCGCTCTTCAGGACCATGACGCGTTGCGCTGGTTGACGGCGGACGAGGTATGGGACGTCGACTGGCTGGACCAGGACGTGCCGGCTGTCGCCGAGGTGGCGCGGGTGGTGTGGGGGGAGTTCTCGCCCCCGCCGCCCCTACCCGTTCCCGTCACTGAGTCAGGGGCTCCGCCCCCGAACCCCCGCTCCTCAAACGCCGGAGGGGCTATCGGTTAG
- a CDS encoding SPOR domain-containing protein has protein sequence MNDGTITLPWLVVRQDDNGNRYRVGRYATRAEAQKIADSLDGRGHKQLYWVERIAQNGAR, from the coding sequence ATGAACGACGGCACGATCACACTTCCCTGGCTTGTCGTCCGACAGGACGACAACGGCAATCGCTATCGCGTCGGCAGGTACGCGACCAGGGCCGAGGCCCAGAAGATCGCGGACAGCCTCGACGGCCGGGGACACAAGCAGCTGTACTGGGTCGAGCGGATCGCGCAGAACGGCGCGAGGTGA